ATATTGTTTGTGGAGGTGTGCAAGGGTTGGTTAAGTACGTGCTGAAAAAACTGCTATTTATGCTGCTATCGCTTTTCATACTCGCATCAGCAACCTTCTTCCTGATGAAGGCCATTCCGGGTGACCCTTTTACATCCGAGAAAAAAGTATCACCTGAAATCCGGGCACTTTTGGAAGTGAAGTATGGTTTGGACAAACCGATGTATGAACAATACCTGAAGTATATGGGTGGAATCATTCAGGGTGATTTCGGGGTTTCTATGAAATACCTGAATCAGGATGTAACCGGTATGATCACTCAAACGTTTACAGCATCGCTGAAGTTAGGTATCTTTGCGATTATTATCTCAATTGTTGTTGGTGTGTTGTTAGGGCTTATTGCCGCAGTTTACCATCGCAAGCTGATTGATGATATTACGATGATCCTCGCTGTTATCGGGATTGCTGTACCAAGTTTCTTGCTCGCATCCCTGGTGCAGTATGTTTTTGCATTCAA
Above is a window of Paenibacillus sp. E222 DNA encoding:
- a CDS encoding ABC transporter permease, with the translated sequence MVKYVLKKLLFMLLSLFILASATFFLMKAIPGDPFTSEKKVSPEIRALLEVKYGLDKPMYEQYLKYMGGIIQGDFGVSMKYLNQDVTGMITQTFTASLKLGIFAIIISIVVGVLLGLIAAVYHRKLIDDITMILAVIGIAVPSFLLASLVQYVFAFKLGWFNVMGFDGPLDYVLPVAALSASPIAFIARLTRSSMLEVLHADYIKTAKAKGLKWPAIMFRHVLRNGILPVVTYVGPMTANIITGSVVIEQIFNIGGIGKVFVESITNRDYTMIMGITIFYGILLMLARFLTDIAYVLIDPRIKLESRKGA